The following proteins come from a genomic window of Trinickia caryophylli:
- a CDS encoding nitrate reductase: MKTVTRSTCCYCGVGCGVLIEAEDGRITGIAGDPDHPANFGRLCTKGRTLPLTAATTAGRALQPELRTQRDAAREPVDWSSALDHVAERFADIIERHGPDAVAFYISGQLLTEDYYVFNKLAKGLVRTNNIDTNSRLCMSSAVTAYKKAFGADGPPTCYEDLELAQTVLFAGSNMPYAHPVLFRRLEDAKAKNPSIRWIVVDPRRTDVAALADLHLAIQPGTDVALFNGMLHHLIWEGMLDRHFIDAHTHGFAELKALVREYSPRVAAGICGIAEQDLIRAAEWFAASPATLSLYCMGLNQSSHGTDKNLSLINLHLATRQIGRPGAGPFSLTGQPNAMGGREVGGMATMLAAHRDIGNAAHRAEVEALWGVQGLSDRPGMPAVEMFDAIADGRIKAVWIACTNPVHSMPDIARVRKALKTAEFVVVQEAFTQTDTVPYADVLLPASTWGEKSGTVTNSERRISRVRPAIDAPGEARPDWWIVAEVARRLERRLAQDEASRGDTAPGLFPYGSPAEIFDEHRTLTVGRDLDIGGLSYAVLEEQGPRQWPYVAHAPSGLARRYTDGRFATADGRAQFQLTPYLPVAESADARYPFRLVTGRLRDQWHGMSRTGRADALFAHAPEATVVMHRGDATRRGLKEGDLVSVASRRGKVVLPLEVSDDVRSGTLFAAMHWSGQYLNSGGVNEATIGAVDPYSGQPELKHAAVRIEVPDLPWRVVAAKRGDTQQLRAAVQPLLAERRYASVRIEDEGLLVVSAADGIAHPEWVEKLHDALGLPRGDDLLEYRDPRRGREQRVAWSDGNVIDGFLLTGETSGARAMIEQIRSGTAWPGPRHTIFLPGGEDALRALAPRARIVCNCKQVTQTQIEEAVAAQASLDDLKSTLGCGTVCGSCVPEIKRLMNATAVA, from the coding sequence ATGAAAACCGTCACGCGCTCGACCTGTTGCTACTGCGGCGTAGGCTGCGGTGTGCTGATCGAGGCGGAGGATGGCCGCATCACCGGCATTGCCGGCGATCCTGACCATCCCGCCAATTTCGGTCGGCTCTGCACGAAAGGCCGCACGTTGCCGCTCACGGCGGCCACGACGGCGGGCCGCGCGCTGCAGCCCGAGCTGCGCACACAGCGCGACGCGGCACGCGAGCCCGTGGACTGGTCGAGCGCGCTCGACCACGTGGCCGAACGCTTCGCCGACATCATCGAGCGCCACGGGCCGGACGCCGTCGCCTTTTACATCTCCGGGCAACTGCTGACCGAGGACTACTACGTCTTCAACAAGCTGGCCAAGGGGCTCGTGCGCACGAACAACATCGACACGAACTCGCGGCTTTGCATGTCGAGTGCCGTCACGGCCTATAAAAAGGCGTTCGGTGCGGACGGCCCCCCGACCTGCTACGAAGACCTCGAACTGGCGCAGACGGTGCTCTTCGCGGGCAGCAACATGCCCTATGCGCACCCCGTGCTGTTTCGCCGGCTCGAAGATGCCAAAGCGAAGAACCCGTCCATTCGGTGGATCGTCGTCGATCCGCGCCGCACCGACGTGGCAGCGCTTGCCGACCTGCATCTCGCGATTCAGCCGGGCACCGACGTGGCGCTCTTCAACGGCATGCTCCATCACCTCATCTGGGAGGGGATGCTCGACCGGCATTTCATCGACGCGCACACGCACGGCTTCGCTGAACTGAAGGCGCTCGTGCGCGAGTATTCGCCGCGCGTGGCAGCCGGCATTTGCGGCATTGCCGAGCAAGACCTGATTCGGGCCGCCGAATGGTTCGCGGCGAGCCCGGCCACGCTGTCGCTCTATTGCATGGGGCTCAATCAGTCGAGCCATGGCACGGACAAGAACCTCTCGCTGATCAATCTGCATCTCGCCACGCGGCAGATCGGCCGGCCCGGCGCGGGACCGTTCTCGCTCACGGGCCAGCCCAACGCAATGGGCGGGCGCGAGGTGGGCGGCATGGCCACGATGCTCGCCGCGCACCGCGACATCGGCAATGCTGCGCACCGCGCCGAAGTCGAGGCGCTGTGGGGCGTGCAAGGCCTGTCCGATCGGCCGGGGATGCCCGCCGTCGAGATGTTCGATGCGATCGCCGACGGCCGGATCAAGGCCGTATGGATCGCCTGCACGAACCCGGTTCATTCGATGCCCGATATCGCACGCGTGCGCAAGGCGTTGAAGACGGCGGAGTTCGTCGTCGTGCAGGAAGCGTTCACGCAGACCGATACGGTGCCCTACGCCGACGTACTGCTGCCCGCGTCCACCTGGGGCGAGAAATCGGGCACCGTGACCAATTCGGAGCGCCGGATCTCGCGCGTGCGGCCCGCCATCGACGCGCCCGGCGAAGCGCGGCCCGACTGGTGGATCGTTGCCGAAGTCGCGCGGCGGCTCGAGCGCCGGCTCGCGCAAGACGAAGCGAGCCGCGGCGATACGGCCCCTGGCCTTTTTCCGTATGGCTCGCCAGCCGAGATCTTCGACGAACATCGCACGCTGACGGTCGGCCGCGATCTCGACATCGGTGGACTTTCGTACGCGGTGCTGGAAGAGCAAGGCCCTCGGCAATGGCCGTACGTGGCGCATGCACCGAGCGGGCTGGCGCGCCGGTACACCGACGGCCGTTTCGCGACGGCCGACGGCCGCGCGCAATTTCAGCTGACGCCCTATCTGCCCGTGGCCGAATCGGCCGATGCGCGTTATCCGTTCCGGCTCGTCACGGGCCGGCTGCGCGACCAGTGGCACGGCATGAGCCGTACGGGCCGCGCCGATGCACTCTTCGCGCATGCGCCCGAAGCGACCGTCGTCATGCATCGCGGCGATGCCACCCGGCGCGGCTTGAAGGAAGGCGACCTCGTGAGCGTGGCAAGCCGGCGCGGCAAGGTCGTGCTGCCGCTCGAAGTGTCGGACGACGTCCGTTCCGGCACGCTTTTCGCCGCGATGCACTGGAGCGGCCAGTACCTCAACAGCGGGGGCGTAAACGAAGCGACGATCGGCGCGGTCGATCCGTATTCCGGGCAGCCGGAGCTCAAACATGCCGCCGTGCGCATCGAGGTACCGGACCTGCCGTGGCGCGTAGTGGCCGCCAAACGCGGCGACACGCAGCAGTTGCGCGCGGCCGTCCAGCCGCTGCTGGCCGAACGCCGCTACGCGTCGGTACGCATCGAGGACGAAGGCCTGCTCGTCGTTTCGGCGGCGGACGGCATCGCCCATCCCGAATGGGTCGAAAAGCTGCACGATGCGCTAGGATTGCCACGTGGCGACGATCTGCTCGAATACCGCGACCCGCGCCGCGGCCGCGAGCAGCGTGTCGCCTGGAGCGACGGCAACGTGATCGACGGTTTTTTGCTGACGGGCGAGACGAGCGGCGCGCGCGCGATGATCGAGCAGATCCGCTCGGGCACCGCGTGGCCGGGCCCGCGCCATACGATTTTTCTGCCGGGCGGCGAGGACGCGCTGCGCGCGCTTGCGCCCCGGGCGCGCATCGTCTGCAACTGCAAGCAGGTCACGCAAACGCAGATCGAAGAGGCCGTCGCGGCACAGGCGAGTCTCGACGATTTGAAATCGACGCTCGGGTGCGGTACTGTCTGCGGCTCCTGTGTCCCTGAAATCAAGAGACTGATGAACGCCACAGCTGTTGCATGA
- the nirD gene encoding nitrite reductase small subunit NirD, whose product MDRSTLPNWTHVCQVSDIPRLGSRVLKRADGDIAIFRTSDDEVFALLDHCPHKGGALSQGIVHGKAVTCPLHSWNIELATGEARAPDEGCARRFPVKVDGDAVYLCLA is encoded by the coding sequence ATGGATCGCTCGACTCTCCCCAACTGGACTCACGTCTGCCAGGTGTCGGACATTCCGCGGCTCGGCAGCCGTGTTCTGAAGCGCGCCGATGGGGACATCGCGATATTCAGGACCTCCGACGACGAAGTGTTCGCGCTGCTCGATCACTGTCCGCACAAGGGCGGTGCGCTTTCGCAGGGCATCGTGCATGGCAAGGCCGTGACGTGCCCACTGCACAGCTGGAACATCGAGCTCGCCACGGGCGAAGCGCGCGCACCCGACGAAGGCTGCGCCCGGCGCTTCCCCGTGAAAGTCGACGGCGACGCCGTGTACCTCTGCCTCGCCTGA
- the nirB gene encoding nitrite reductase large subunit NirB, with translation MMKPRLVVIGNGMAGIRTIEELLALAPDHYDITVFGAEPHPNYNRILLSPVLAGEQTFDDIVLNPLDWYAQNGINLHLGKAIARIDRKRRCVVAEDGTEAPYDRLLIATGSQPFILPVPGAQLKGVITYRDIHDTQAMIDAANVKRHAVVIGGGLLGLEAANGLKLRGMEVTVVHLAATLLERQLDTSAGKLLQRSLEARGLNFLLSKATTEIVGNEAGEVTAVRFKDGDEVAADLVVMAAGIRPNTTLAEQAGLYCNRGIVVNDTLQTYDPRIYAVGECVSHRGIAYGLVAPLFEQAKVCANHLALMGIGTYKGSVLSTKLKVTGIDLFSAGDFVGGENTEQIVMSDPAGGVYKKLVIEDDRLVGACLYGDTSDGAWYFKLLREGRKLGELRDRLMFGESSIGDSGVQGHNRAASMADSDEVCGCNGVCKGTIVKAITEKGLFTLDDVKKHTKAASSCGSCSGLVEQILMSTVGTSFQETPKTKAVCACTERTHDELRKAIREQKLLTHQAVYDFLEWRTPNGCATCRPAINYYLISTWPHEAADDPQSRFVNERVHANIQKDNTFSVVPQMKGGVTTPDELRRIADVADKYNIPMVKVTGGQRIDLLGVKKEDLVNVWKDLGMQSGHAYGKSIRTVKTCVGSEFCRFGTQNSTQMGIDLETMLANMWSPHKVKLAVSGCPRNCAEAGIKDVGVIAVDSGWELYVGGNGGIKTEVAQFLAKVKTPEEVKEYTGAFLQLYREEAHYLDRTVHYLARVGLDYVKRKIVEDAANRKALYERLLYSLDGLPDPWHARIEGTQQREYIPLTVIE, from the coding sequence ATGATGAAGCCACGACTCGTCGTGATCGGCAACGGGATGGCCGGTATCCGCACGATCGAGGAGCTGCTCGCGCTGGCGCCTGATCACTACGACATCACCGTGTTCGGCGCCGAGCCGCATCCGAACTACAACCGGATTCTGCTTTCGCCGGTGCTCGCGGGCGAGCAGACGTTCGACGACATCGTGCTCAATCCGCTCGATTGGTATGCTCAGAACGGCATCAATCTGCATCTCGGCAAGGCCATCGCGCGCATCGACCGCAAGCGCCGCTGCGTCGTGGCCGAAGACGGCACGGAAGCACCCTACGACCGCCTGCTGATCGCCACGGGCTCGCAGCCGTTCATCCTGCCCGTGCCGGGTGCACAGCTCAAGGGCGTCATCACCTATCGCGACATCCACGACACGCAGGCGATGATCGACGCCGCGAACGTGAAGCGTCATGCCGTCGTGATCGGCGGCGGCCTGCTCGGGCTCGAGGCGGCAAACGGCCTGAAGCTGCGCGGCATGGAAGTGACGGTCGTGCACCTCGCCGCGACGTTGCTCGAACGCCAGCTCGACACGAGCGCCGGCAAGCTGCTGCAGCGCTCGCTCGAAGCGCGCGGGCTCAACTTCCTGCTGTCCAAGGCGACGACCGAGATCGTCGGCAACGAAGCCGGCGAAGTCACGGCGGTTCGCTTCAAGGACGGCGACGAAGTCGCGGCCGATCTCGTGGTCATGGCGGCCGGCATTCGGCCGAACACGACACTCGCCGAACAGGCCGGGCTCTATTGCAATCGCGGCATCGTGGTCAACGACACACTGCAGACGTACGATCCGCGCATCTATGCCGTGGGCGAATGCGTGAGCCACCGCGGCATTGCCTATGGTCTCGTCGCACCGCTCTTCGAACAGGCGAAGGTCTGCGCGAACCACCTCGCGCTGATGGGCATCGGCACGTACAAGGGCTCGGTGCTTTCGACGAAGCTCAAGGTCACGGGTATCGACCTCTTCTCGGCTGGGGACTTCGTCGGCGGCGAGAACACCGAGCAGATCGTCATGTCGGATCCGGCCGGCGGCGTCTACAAGAAGCTCGTGATCGAGGACGACCGCCTCGTGGGCGCATGCCTGTATGGCGATACGAGCGACGGCGCCTGGTACTTCAAGCTGCTGCGCGAGGGGCGCAAGCTCGGCGAGCTGCGCGACCGGCTCATGTTCGGCGAATCGAGCATCGGCGACAGCGGCGTGCAAGGCCACAACCGCGCCGCGTCCATGGCCGACAGCGACGAAGTGTGCGGCTGCAACGGCGTATGCAAGGGCACGATCGTCAAGGCGATCACCGAGAAGGGTCTTTTCACGCTAGACGACGTGAAAAAACACACGAAGGCCGCGAGTTCCTGCGGCTCGTGCTCGGGCCTCGTCGAACAGATCCTCATGAGCACGGTCGGCACGAGCTTCCAGGAAACGCCGAAGACGAAGGCCGTGTGCGCCTGCACGGAGCGCACGCACGACGAACTGCGCAAGGCCATCCGCGAGCAAAAGCTGCTGACGCATCAGGCCGTCTACGATTTCCTCGAATGGCGTACGCCGAATGGCTGCGCCACGTGCCGCCCGGCGATCAACTATTACTTGATCTCCACCTGGCCGCACGAAGCCGCCGACGATCCGCAAAGCCGCTTCGTCAACGAGCGCGTGCACGCCAACATCCAGAAGGACAATACCTTCTCGGTCGTGCCGCAGATGAAAGGCGGCGTGACGACGCCCGACGAGCTGCGCCGCATCGCCGACGTGGCCGACAAATACAACATCCCGATGGTGAAGGTCACGGGCGGCCAGCGTATCGACTTGCTCGGCGTGAAGAAGGAAGATCTCGTCAACGTCTGGAAGGACCTCGGCATGCAGTCGGGGCATGCCTACGGCAAATCGATCCGCACGGTGAAGACGTGCGTGGGCAGCGAATTCTGCCGCTTCGGCACGCAAAACAGCACGCAGATGGGCATCGATCTCGAGACGATGCTCGCGAATATGTGGTCGCCCCACAAAGTGAAGCTGGCCGTCTCGGGCTGCCCGCGCAACTGCGCCGAAGCCGGCATCAAGGACGTCGGCGTCATCGCCGTGGATAGCGGCTGGGAGCTTTACGTCGGCGGTAACGGCGGCATCAAGACCGAGGTCGCGCAGTTCCTCGCCAAGGTGAAGACGCCGGAAGAGGTGAAGGAATATACAGGCGCCTTCCTGCAGCTCTATCGAGAAGAAGCGCATTACCTCGATCGCACCGTTCACTATCTCGCACGCGTGGGGCTCGACTACGTGAAGCGCAAGATCGTCGAAGATGCGGCGAACCGCAAGGCGCTCTACGAGCGGCTGCTGTACTCGCTCGACGGCCTGCCCGATCCGTGGCACGCGCGCATCGAAGGCACGCAGCAACGCGAATACATTCCGCTCACGGTTATCGAATAA
- a CDS encoding peroxiredoxin, whose protein sequence is MTIRIGDEAPDFTAETTEGTINFHEWIGNGWAILFSHPKDFTPVCTTELGYMARLKPEFDKRNTKIIGLSVDPVSDHEKWVGDIAETQGTPVNYPMIGDHDLNVAKLYDMIHPNASGGPRTAVDNATVRSVFIVGPDKKVKAMLVYPMSAGRNFDEVLRLLDALQLNAKHAVATPVNWRPGDDVIIPTSVSDEEAKKKYPEGFKTLKPYLRTVAQPK, encoded by the coding sequence ATGACCATCCGAATCGGTGACGAAGCACCCGACTTCACTGCCGAAACGACCGAAGGAACGATCAACTTTCACGAGTGGATCGGCAACGGCTGGGCAATCCTGTTCTCGCATCCGAAGGATTTCACGCCGGTGTGCACGACTGAACTCGGCTATATGGCGCGGCTCAAGCCTGAATTCGACAAGCGCAATACGAAGATCATCGGCCTGAGCGTGGACCCGGTCAGCGATCACGAGAAATGGGTCGGCGATATCGCGGAAACGCAGGGCACACCGGTCAACTACCCGATGATCGGCGACCACGATCTCAACGTCGCGAAGCTCTACGACATGATCCACCCGAACGCGAGCGGCGGCCCGCGCACGGCCGTGGACAACGCCACGGTACGCTCGGTGTTCATCGTAGGCCCGGACAAGAAGGTGAAGGCGATGCTCGTCTACCCGATGAGCGCGGGCCGCAATTTCGACGAAGTGCTGCGCCTGCTCGACGCACTGCAGCTCAACGCGAAGCATGCGGTGGCCACGCCCGTGAACTGGCGCCCCGGCGACGACGTCATTATCCCCACGTCGGTCTCGGACGAAGAGGCCAAAAAGAAGTACCCGGAAGGCTTCAAGACGCTCAAGCCGTACCTGCGCACGGTTGCGCAGCCTAAGTAA
- the chrA gene encoding chromate efflux transporter, whose amino-acid sequence MRPAALAAGHRSRHAFEVFAAFLKLGLTSFGGPVAHLGYFRREFVERRRWLDDAAYSDLVGLCQFLPGPASSQVGFSIGLARAGWAGGIAAWCGFTLPSVLLLIAFAIAAPDMRGGFGQGLAHGLKLTAVAIVAQAVWDMGRRLCPDARRTAIALAAAALVSTVSSGFAQLAAIVLGAVAGLALGRVELARGADAAARTACAAAPHSHMASVISRRASLLAFATFCLLLAGMPLVAGALRAAAPEAAAMSRVFDAFFRSGALVFGGGHVVLPLLQHQPAIAGAVGPDVFLSGYGAAQAVPGPLFSFAAFLGWVMVPAPLQWAAAALATIVIFLPGLLLVVAALPHWQSLRARPAMAAVFAGVNAAVVGVLGAALYSPVWTSAVLRPVDFAIAAIGFFLLVRWKAPPLLVVALCAAAGIALAAAH is encoded by the coding sequence ATTAGGCCCGCCGCGCTCGCCGCCGGGCACCGCTCGCGCCACGCCTTCGAGGTATTCGCGGCTTTCCTGAAGCTTGGCCTGACGTCGTTCGGCGGCCCCGTCGCTCACCTTGGGTACTTTCGCCGCGAATTCGTCGAGCGCCGGCGCTGGCTCGACGATGCCGCCTACTCCGATCTCGTCGGTCTTTGCCAGTTTCTTCCGGGCCCCGCCAGCAGCCAGGTCGGCTTTTCGATCGGCCTCGCGCGCGCGGGCTGGGCCGGCGGAATCGCCGCATGGTGCGGCTTCACGCTGCCTTCCGTGCTGCTGCTCATCGCCTTCGCGATCGCCGCCCCCGATATGCGCGGCGGGTTCGGTCAAGGTCTCGCGCACGGGCTCAAGCTCACGGCGGTGGCAATCGTCGCGCAAGCCGTATGGGACATGGGGCGGCGCCTGTGTCCCGACGCGCGGCGTACCGCCATCGCCCTTGCCGCAGCCGCGCTCGTCAGCACCGTGAGCAGCGGCTTCGCCCAGCTTGCCGCCATCGTTCTCGGCGCCGTGGCAGGCCTCGCGCTCGGCCGGGTCGAACTTGCCCGTGGCGCCGATGCCGCCGCCCGCACGGCCTGCGCCGCGGCCCCGCATTCGCATATGGCGTCGGTCATCTCGCGCCGCGCCAGCCTGCTCGCATTCGCGACATTTTGTCTATTGCTCGCCGGCATGCCCCTCGTTGCAGGCGCATTGCGCGCGGCCGCGCCCGAAGCCGCCGCGATGTCGCGCGTCTTCGATGCCTTCTTCCGCTCGGGAGCGCTCGTCTTCGGCGGCGGGCATGTCGTGCTGCCGCTGCTGCAACATCAGCCCGCCATCGCAGGCGCGGTCGGCCCGGATGTCTTCCTTTCCGGCTATGGCGCCGCGCAAGCAGTGCCGGGGCCGCTTTTCAGCTTCGCGGCGTTTCTCGGATGGGTGATGGTGCCTGCTCCCTTGCAGTGGGCCGCCGCGGCACTCGCGACCATCGTCATTTTTCTGCCGGGGCTGCTGCTCGTGGTCGCGGCGCTGCCGCATTGGCAGTCGTTGCGTGCACGTCCCGCCATGGCCGCCGTCTTTGCTGGCGTCAACGCGGCTGTGGTGGGCGTACTGGGGGCCGCGCTCTATTCGCCGGTATGGACCAGTGCCGTCCTGCGCCCCGTCGATTTCGCCATTGCGGCCATCGGTTTTTTCCTGCTGGTGCGCTGGAAAGCGCCGCCGCTGCTGGTCGTGGCGCTTTGCGCGGCGGCCGGCATCGCGCTGGCCGCCGCGCACTGA
- a CDS encoding universal stress protein encodes MEQTMSVQDSRIPTVAPARSILIAVDGSPASGRALAYVSKIAPAGARIAAVSVADNPRTLVPTTPLVDAELEAARKELLQDAHNAVAQAHEVFAGQDVILETAVIDLAREGGDIARALASEANRRAADLLVVGARQHHGLLRWVEGTVSEPLAALARRPLLIVPEGYTAPIEHAPKRIVFPVDGSETSAKALQYGSTLAAPDAQLRAVYVIDRAVRLTDFVPVHLLEDAFRDEGKAALATAARILSSVTAQSSTAMIETGRTADDVAHAIVRDALHWQADLVVMGTHGRRGIARWFVGSVAGRVARIAQTPLLLVPAALA; translated from the coding sequence ATGGAGCAGACAATGAGCGTTCAAGATTCGCGCATCCCAACAGTAGCGCCCGCGCGCAGCATCCTCATTGCAGTCGACGGATCGCCGGCCTCCGGGCGGGCGCTTGCCTACGTGTCGAAGATCGCGCCAGCCGGTGCGCGAATCGCGGCCGTGAGCGTTGCCGACAACCCGCGCACGCTCGTGCCCACCACGCCGCTCGTGGACGCGGAACTCGAAGCGGCGCGCAAGGAACTGCTCCAGGATGCGCACAATGCGGTGGCACAAGCGCACGAAGTGTTTGCCGGCCAGGACGTCATACTGGAAACCGCCGTCATCGATCTGGCCAGGGAGGGCGGCGATATCGCCCGGGCACTCGCGAGCGAAGCCAACAGACGGGCAGCGGACCTCCTGGTGGTCGGCGCGCGCCAACATCACGGGCTGCTGCGCTGGGTCGAAGGCACGGTGTCCGAGCCACTGGCCGCACTCGCGCGGCGCCCGCTCCTGATCGTGCCCGAGGGCTATACCGCACCGATCGAGCACGCGCCGAAACGGATTGTTTTTCCTGTCGACGGAAGCGAGACGTCGGCCAAGGCGCTTCAATATGGATCGACGCTCGCGGCGCCGGATGCGCAATTGCGCGCCGTGTACGTCATCGACCGCGCCGTGCGGTTGACCGACTTCGTACCCGTTCATCTACTGGAAGACGCATTCAGAGACGAAGGCAAAGCCGCCCTTGCCACAGCGGCGCGCATCCTCTCGAGCGTCACGGCCCAATCGAGCACGGCGATGATCGAGACCGGACGCACGGCCGACGATGTTGCGCACGCCATCGTCCGCGATGCGTTGCATTGGCAGGCGGACCTCGTCGTGATGGGCACGCATGGCAGGCGCGGCATTGCGCGCTGGTTCGTCGGCAGCGTGGCCGGCCGCGTTGCCCGGATCGCGCAAACACCGCTCCTGCTCGTACCCGCGGCCCTCGCATGA
- a CDS encoding SDR family oxidoreductase: MASDEISTSRRKLMQGATAGLMTAVAARAVADPAASSPSASPGVPPDPRTLYPHAPFPAQQQPWPGLAGKMTPRPDHGEKSYRGSGKLAGRRALITGADSGIGRAAAIAYAREGADVALSYLPAEEPDAREVVQLIQSAGRKAVVLPGDIRQEATCRQLVGDAVRGLGGLDILVNNAARQQTHDSILDITTEQFDWTLRTNLYALFWITQAAIPHMPPGSAIVNTTSVNAYDPSVNLLDYSMTKAAIANFTKSLAKQLVSRGIRVNGVAPGPFWTPLQVTGGQTTQNVQHFGEQVPMHRPGQPAELASVYVLLASAQGSYITGQIYGVSGGHGEP; the protein is encoded by the coding sequence GTGGCTTCCGACGAAATTTCGACATCGCGGCGCAAGCTCATGCAAGGTGCGACCGCCGGCCTCATGACCGCGGTGGCGGCGCGCGCGGTGGCCGATCCAGCCGCTTCATCGCCGAGCGCAAGCCCCGGGGTGCCGCCCGATCCGCGCACCCTCTATCCGCACGCGCCGTTTCCCGCTCAGCAGCAACCATGGCCCGGCCTGGCCGGCAAGATGACGCCGCGGCCAGATCACGGCGAAAAAAGCTATCGAGGCTCGGGCAAGCTCGCTGGACGCCGTGCGCTGATCACGGGCGCCGATTCCGGCATCGGCCGGGCGGCCGCCATCGCGTATGCGCGCGAGGGCGCCGACGTCGCGCTTTCGTATCTGCCGGCGGAAGAGCCCGACGCGCGCGAGGTGGTTCAACTGATCCAGTCGGCCGGCCGCAAAGCGGTCGTGTTGCCCGGCGATATCCGCCAGGAGGCAACGTGCCGGCAGCTCGTGGGCGATGCCGTGCGCGGCCTGGGCGGTCTCGACATTCTCGTCAACAATGCCGCGCGCCAGCAGACGCACGACTCGATTCTCGACATCACGACCGAGCAGTTCGACTGGACGCTGCGCACGAACCTCTACGCGCTCTTCTGGATCACGCAGGCGGCCATCCCCCACATGCCACCAGGCTCGGCCATCGTCAACACCACCTCGGTCAACGCCTACGACCCATCCGTCAACCTGCTCGACTACTCGATGACCAAGGCGGCGATCGCCAATTTCACCAAAAGTCTCGCCAAGCAATTGGTGAGCCGAGGCATACGCGTCAACGGCGTGGCGCCGGGGCCGTTCTGGACCCCGTTGCAGGTAACGGGCGGACAAACGACACAGAACGTGCAGCACTTCGGCGAACAAGTGCCGATGCACCGCCCCGGGCAGCCCGCGGAGCTTGCTTCGGTATACGTTCTGCTCGCATCGGCGCAGGGGAGCTATATCACGGGGCAGATCTACGGCGTGTCCGGGGGGCACGGCGAGCCCTGA
- a CDS encoding SDR family oxidoreductase produces the protein MDLQQRVALVTGAGSGIGKACSLKLAADGARVIAHAHKDEETEATVAEILREGGDAFGVTADVRDENAWRDAIECGVAQYGTLDIVVANAGINGVWAPIDELQPAEWDNTVNTNLRGTYLTLHYTVPHLKRAGSGSIVIVSSINGTRMFSHGGASAYSTTKAGLLALGQMLALELAKHRIRVNVVCPGKIDTDIGENTRARNSQEASEAADYPEGKIPLTDGRAGKGADVAELVAFLSSERAKFITGTPVWIDGGQSLLVG, from the coding sequence ATGGATCTGCAACAACGCGTGGCGCTCGTGACCGGGGCGGGCTCGGGCATCGGCAAGGCCTGTTCGCTCAAGCTCGCCGCCGACGGTGCGCGTGTCATCGCACACGCGCACAAGGACGAGGAAACCGAGGCGACGGTTGCCGAGATCTTGCGCGAAGGCGGCGATGCCTTCGGCGTGACGGCCGACGTGCGCGACGAGAACGCGTGGCGGGACGCGATCGAATGCGGTGTGGCGCAATACGGCACGCTCGACATCGTGGTCGCGAACGCGGGCATCAACGGCGTGTGGGCACCCATCGACGAATTGCAGCCCGCCGAATGGGACAACACGGTGAACACGAATTTGCGCGGCACCTATCTGACGCTGCATTACACGGTGCCGCATCTGAAGCGCGCGGGTAGCGGCTCGATCGTCATCGTCTCGTCGATCAACGGCACGCGCATGTTCAGCCACGGCGGCGCGTCGGCCTATTCGACGACGAAAGCGGGCCTGCTTGCATTGGGCCAGATGCTCGCGCTCGAGTTGGCGAAGCATCGAATACGGGTCAACGTCGTCTGCCCCGGCAAGATCGATACGGATATCGGCGAGAATACGCGCGCCCGCAACAGCCAGGAAGCCTCGGAGGCAGCGGACTATCCGGAGGGCAAGATTCCGTTGACGGACGGCCGTGCGGGCAAGGGCGCCGACGTGGCAGAACTCGTCGCTTTCCTGAGTTCCGAGCGGGCGAAATTCATTACAGGCACGCCGGTGTGGATCGACGGCGGGCAGTCGCTGCTCGTCGGTTGA